TTGGTAATTGAGAATGGAAAGATGAATGAGAAAGTGAATGAAAGTTACTTTCTCACTTTTGTTTGGTATAAGAATTGAGAAAGAAAGTGGACATGATGAAAACATGTCCttttctatcttttctcttctagcttctcttttcatttttttttgtccaAGTGATGTTAAtagttttgtttgttttttctgTTGGAATTATGGCCCAACTAGTCTTTAACATGTTATATGCAAGAATAAACTAaggcatattttatatttagaagATGGAAGAGATCTTGAAATTCTTGATGCTTCACCATTTATTATagataaaataaaggcataaaCATAAACATGTCTTTTAATTTCGCATCAGTTGATATCTATGTCCTCCGACTTTAAGTGTACATAAATAGGTACTTAAACttgtttaaaattaaaaaaaatagacacATGTGTCCTACGTGCCAATCCACATCCTATGTGACATCTTACATGTATTATGTCACGTAGAACACATGTGTCAATTTGTTCAACGTATAAAATTTTGTAGTGCTAATATATTCTACGAATGATCGATGCAACTAAAGCAAGACCATGTGCATGACTTAATTTTGAAGACCAAATGTTGTATTACCAATAAGGATACAAGTTATACAAGAATAATAGTATGCTTATTAGCAAGAAATGAATGAGTATCTAGAAAGACTtttgtttggttttgatttgaacaaagtttaagaaagtatcttatagtcttaaattaaagatatataaaaatatatcaaaatatcttttaatcttGTGGATGTCATGttgaaagttagaattaaaaaattgtaaagaaacattctttttgaaacagactaaaagaaaagtaagataaacaaattgaaatacgACATCCTAACTTCACAAGTCATTATTCAGTGTATAACAATTTATGCATTGCTACTCACTATACAATAATTCCTTCACTATTATTCACCTTATCACAATtctaatattataatttttgttgTAACTAGAGCATATATCGGAGACTACTAGGGAATCAAATAGATGGTCATAAGAATACGATTGACATCGTGCTGACCACACTACTTGCACGACATCTTCACAACCGCACTCTGACCATGATAGCCTAGAAAGAGTTCAGGGTTCAGGTTCAGGGTTATTAGTGAGTGGTAAAGCTCTCATTGCAAACTGTCAATTATGTTTGACACAATGTCAACATACTTGTGGTAAACAACCCTTTATAAGTCCAGCTATTGTACAATGTTTAGGTATATATTCCAGATATAATACCACACATGAAACTTGAATAGTAACCTCAAGTTACTACAGTATAAATTGCTTCCTCCATCTAAAAGAATCTACTACAGTTATTCTCACAACAAAACCCTACAAACTGACTATAGGTAAACCAACTATGCAGCAGAGCTAGCTATACACTAAACATGCTGAACAAAGTTGTTTATTTTTCCTCTGGTTCTTTAGGTTGGTGAATTGCTTCCAAACATTCTTTAGCTCTATGAACCTTTGACTGAAGGTAAAAGCTTCCGCTTTTAGCATTTCGCTCAAACAAGTTATCATATCTCTGCAGAAAGAAGCAAATTTAAGGTCACACGTACATGAATAGCAgcatcaacatcaacaacaaaaaaaaacagtgtaatcccacaagtggggtccaAGGAGGGTAAGATGTATGTAGCCTTGTTTCCAATTGACCCTCGGCAATCCTCCTCCTTTATCCGGGCTTGGGACCAATACTAAATATCACTACATTAGACTAACCTGCACGATTTCTTCCCATGATGCATTCTCAGTGACACCAAGAATCTGCCTTGCCTCTGCATCAGTCATGGTTTTCGCTCTTTTGATATTCTGTACTGCTTCTTGAGCAACCCCATTCTTAGAGGCATCTGCCATCGTTTGGTAAAGGAAGTATAAAAATGTATTATACGCTCGGGACAAGATAATCAAACCACATGAGACTCAAGTGACATAAGTCGGAGTTCTAGAGCGAGGAGTAATGATGTGAATCAGTTGATAGACCCATTCTTTAAACACTGATCTACAGTTTCTTGGAATGAAATATTAGAGTCAAGAAGTGCTCATTGCTGAttcctatgttgctcggactcttcaaaagtGTCAATGGTTGCGTGTAGGATCCTCCCaaaatagtgcatttttggaggatctgacACAGTTGCAGCAGCATTTTAGGAGAGTGAGAGCAAAATAGGCTGATTCATGGTATGCTTAATTAGCAAGTGACCATTGCTTTCCTCAGGACTTGCACAacgtcatatgtatataaaaaaaaaaaacactgcAATAGCCGTTGAAATGTTTATTCAGATGAGACTCTCCAGATTAGTCACCTATATCAATTCATTGCAAGATGAGGAGAAGA
The genomic region above belongs to Solanum dulcamara chromosome 5, daSolDulc1.2, whole genome shotgun sequence and contains:
- the LOC129888860 gene encoding mitochondrial import inner membrane translocase subunit PAM16 like 1-like, with the protein product MAAKILANLIVMGSTILARSFVQAYRQALANASKNGVAQEAVQNIKRAKTMTDAEARQILGVTENASWEEIVQRYDNLFERNAKSGSFYLQSKVHRAKECLEAIHQPKEPEEK